The window AGCTCCTGAACCGGGGCCTTCAGTTCGGATGGGACCTGTCCGGCTCCGTCCGCTGCGTGATCTTCGACATCGACGACTACAAGCGGCACTTCGGCCGTCCGATGTCGAGGGCGGAGGCTCGGGAGCTGGAGGAGGCCCGGCAGCGCATCTACGCCCTATGCAAGCAGGAGATGAGGAGCGTTTTCCGGGAGGGGCCCTACTCCGCCATGAGCGACTTCATCGTCTTCCTGACGACGCCGGGCCGGGCGGAGAACTTTGGGGCCAGGCTCCGCGGGGTGTTCGAGAGCATCCGGAAAAAGGTTCGGTCGTGGACGGACTTCACCGTCACCGTCGGTTGCGGGGACGAGAAGCCGGACTTCATGGGATGCGAGGAGAGCTATGAGGAGGCCCGCAAAGCGATCGAGATGATGCGTCCATCCTGCGGAGGGGACGCCCTGTATTTTTGGGAGGAGCTGGGAATCCTCACCGTGCTCGCCCCCCTCGTCGGGAGCAGGGAGGCCCGAAATTTCTGCCTGCGGCGGCTGGGGGCGCTCCGGAGTCGGGAGACGTATGCCGAGCTCTTCGACACGCTTCAGGTGCTGGTGCGGTGCGGCTGGAACCTCAGGGAGGCGGCCCGGGAGCTGCGGATCCACTACAACACCGTCCGCTATCGCTACGAGCGGATCTGCGAGCTGGCGGGCGACCTCTCGGGGCCCGAGGCCCGGCTGGAGATGGCCGTGGCGCTCGGCCTGTGTCGTCTGGACCCCGAGCTCCTGGCATGAGACGGGCCCGCGGGCTTCACAGGACCAACACGCCGCCGGTCGCGATGGGGTGCAGGCGGTCGCCCATCCTCCTCTTCATCCTCTCGTACACCTCGGAACCCGTGCAGTGTCCCGTGTAGAAGCGGGCGTTGGTGCTCAGCAGGGCGTCGGCGATGGCGTCGACGGTCTCGTCGGTCTCGCGGGTGCCGTCCGTCGGGTTGGTGAGGTGGAAGCCTCCGAACACGTGATCGGGCATGAACCCCTTTAGCGCGTGGAATCGGTCCAGGATGTTGAGGATCCCGGCGTGGGCGCAGCCCGCGAACAGGACGCTCGTCCCCCCCTCCGTGACCGCCAGGCTCTGCTCGTGGGCGAAGTCGTCCGGCCCGAGACGGTCCCCCTCCTTCATCAGCAGCACCCGGTTGCCGGACGGATTGAACCGCTCCCCCCGGACCCCGGAGAACAGCTCCAGCCCCCCGCCGAGCACCGTGTGTTCGTCCGTCGGGACGAGGCGCGGATGGCCGCGAAGCTCCGGATCGAGCCCGATGTAGACGCTCTCCCCACCGGCGGTGCGGAGACGGTAGTCCCCGAAGGCCCGGCGGGAGACGTAAATCTTGGCGCTGGCGTTGCGGCTCAGGAAGGTCCGGATGCCGCCGCCGTGGTCGGAGTGCCCGTGGGAGATCGCCAGCAGGTCGACCGCGGCGAGGTCGACGCCCATCCTCCCGGCGTTCTCCGCGAAGAGCCCGGTGCGCCCCGTGTCGAAGAGTATCCTGCGCCCTTCCGTCTCGATGTGCAGGCTCAGCCCGTGCTCGCAGCCCAGCTCCGCGGACAGCGAGGTGTTCTCCAGCAGCGTGCGTACGATCATGCTCGGTCCTCCCGATTCGCAAAAGGGATTTTGCCCAGGTCCGGCCTGGGGCCCGGGGTCCAGTGTCCGGTGACCCGAAGGGTCCGCCGCAGGGCGGCCTTCAGCCCGTCCTCCCCGCCTAAAATGTCGCCCGCCGCGAGGGCGGCGACGAGGGCGTTGGTCGTCAGGGCCCCGCCCGTCTCCAGAGTCACGGTCTCGGCCCGGGTCGTGTCCGCCTTGATCTGGTTCCACAGCGCGTCCCGGCTGCCTCCCTCCGTCACGATGATGCGGTCCACAGGCGTGCCCGCCGCCCGGCAGGTCTCGGCGATGTCCCCGTACTCGGCGGCGATGCCCTCCAGCACGGCGCGCCAGAGGACGAACCGGTCCGTGTCGAGCGTCATGTTCAGGAAGCAGCCGCGCACCTCCTCGTGCCCCGCGGGGCCGCCCGTCAGCCAGGGCAGGAAGCGGACGCCCCCCGAGCCGGCCGGCACGCGCGCGGCCCCCTCGCTGAGCTCGGCGTAGCAGCCGTCGTCCCCAGAGCGGCCGCAGACCCCGTCGCGGAACCAGCGCAGGGCCAGCCCTCCCGTCCGCACGAACCCCCAGTAGAAGTAGCTGTCCGAAAGGGTGCCGCTGTTGAAGATCAGTCCGCTGCCCCTTCGGCTGAGGCCGGGGACGATGCCGCCCGTCGAGATGCAGAACATGGAGCAGGTCCCGGCGACGTCCACGGCGTGTCCGGGCTCGAAGACGCCGCAGCCCAGCAGCGACTGCATGGTGTCCCCAGCCCCGGCGCAGACCGGGATCCCGGTGCGAAAGCCCGTTCGGGCGGCCGATTCCTCCGAGAGCGTCCCGACGATGTCCCAGGGCTTCACGATCCGGGGCATGAGCGCAGCGTCGATCCCCAACAGGGCCAGCTGCTCGTCGGACCAGCGTTTTTGTGTCACGTCGTAGCCCAGGCCCCACCCGGACATCGCGCCCCAGTCCAGGAAGGCCCGCTCCGCGCTCAGCCCCGCGAGGTGCATCAGGATGTAGGGGGCGTTGTGGACGAACTTCCGGCCCCTCCTCCGAAAGGGCTCGGAGTTGGCCAGAAGCCAGCGTGCGTGCAGGGCGGGGAAGAGGCAGAGCGGATCGGGGTTGCCCGTCTCCCGTCCCCAGATCTCCAGCCGTCGGGAGGCGAGCGCCTCGGCGTCCGCTCCCGTCCGGGAATCCAGGTAGTTGATGTAGGGCGTCACGGCCCGCCCCGAGTCGTCCACCCCCACGATGCCGCAGATGATGCCGTCCCCCATGATGGCCCGGACGCCAGCGGGGTCCAGGCCCTTGCGCTCCATCTGCTCCGCGCAGTCCCTCATGCCGGCCAGGGCGAGGGTCAGGTACTCGTCCGCGTCCATCTCGACCCAGCCGGGGTGCGGACAGGAGAGCGTCGTCGGATGGACGGATCGGGCGAGCGTCTCGCCCTCCGCCGTGCAGACCGCGACCTTGACGCTTTGGGTACCCGCGTCGAAGCAAAGATAGGCGTTCGTCATGTTTGCGCACCTCGGAAAAAATGTTTGGATTTCCCCTCCCATTATAGCGCCGGCCCCTTCGGTGCGGCCGTTTTTCGTCCGGCGGAGAGCTCCCTCGGGGACTGTATCGGTCGGGGGCTTGGGGATGATGTGGTACTGTTTTATGGGGGGAGGAGGACGGCGGAGAGGACTGCGAAGCCCGATATCCCGTGGTCGGCGATGAGCAGGCGGCCCCGGGGGGGCATCGGAACATCGGCCCGGAGGTATATCGCGCCCTGGGGGATGAACCGACGGCTCCCCGGCCGGTGGAAAGGTTTCGCTTCGTACGGGGTTTTCCCTTGGGGCCTCCGATTCCTGCCGGAAAATCTTTCGTGCTGTCGAGAAGGGGTGTTTGGAATGATGCAATGGATCGTAAAGTTTGG of the Fretibacterium sp. OH1220_COT-178 genome contains:
- a CDS encoding MBL fold metallo-hydrolase translates to MIVRTLLENTSLSAELGCEHGLSLHIETEGRRILFDTGRTGLFAENAGRMGVDLAAVDLLAISHGHSDHGGGIRTFLSRNASAKIYVSRRAFGDYRLRTAGGESVYIGLDPELRGHPRLVPTDEHTVLGGGLELFSGVRGERFNPSGNRVLLMKEGDRLGPDDFAHEQSLAVTEGGTSVLFAGCAHAGILNILDRFHALKGFMPDHVFGGFHLTNPTDGTRETDETVDAIADALLSTNARFYTGHCTGSEVYERMKRRMGDRLHPIATGGVLVL
- a CDS encoding FGGY-family carbohydrate kinase — its product is MTNAYLCFDAGTQSVKVAVCTAEGETLARSVHPTTLSCPHPGWVEMDADEYLTLALAGMRDCAEQMERKGLDPAGVRAIMGDGIICGIVGVDDSGRAVTPYINYLDSRTGADAEALASRRLEIWGRETGNPDPLCLFPALHARWLLANSEPFRRRGRKFVHNAPYILMHLAGLSAERAFLDWGAMSGWGLGYDVTQKRWSDEQLALLGIDAALMPRIVKPWDIVGTLSEESAARTGFRTGIPVCAGAGDTMQSLLGCGVFEPGHAVDVAGTCSMFCISTGGIVPGLSRRGSGLIFNSGTLSDSYFYWGFVRTGGLALRWFRDGVCGRSGDDGCYAELSEGAARVPAGSGGVRFLPWLTGGPAGHEEVRGCFLNMTLDTDRFVLWRAVLEGIAAEYGDIAETCRAAGTPVDRIIVTEGGSRDALWNQIKADTTRAETVTLETGGALTTNALVAALAAGDILGGEDGLKAALRRTLRVTGHWTPGPRPDLGKIPFANREDRA